A genomic segment from Burkholderia plantarii encodes:
- the fdnG gene encoding formate dehydrogenase-N subunit alpha, translated as MLHLSRRQFLKVTASTLAGSSLALLGFSPADALAEVRQYKLARSVETRNTCPYCSVGCGILMYSLGDGAKNAKSSIIHIEGDPDHPVNRGTLCPKGASLIDFIHSPSRLTQPEYRAPGSDKWEPISWEAALDRIAKLMKEDRDANFVETTPDGQKVNRWLTTGMLAASAGSNEVGYLTHKTIRSLGMLAFDNQARVUHGPTVAGLAPTFGRGAMTNHWVDIKNADIILVMGGNAAEAHPCGFKWVTEAKAHRKARLIVVDPRFTRTASVADYYAPIRTGTDIAFLGGVINYLLANDKIQHEYVRNYTDFPFIVREDFAFNDGIYSGYNPDKHSYDKATWDYERGDDGFVKVDPTLSHPRCVYNLMKQHYARYTPEMVEKTCGTPRDKFLKVCEMLATTAVPGRAGTILYALGWTHHSVGAQMIRTGAMVQLLLGNIGIAGGGMNALRGHSNIQGLTDLGLMSNLLPGYMTLPSQAEQDYEAYIGKRATQPLRPNQLSYWKNYRAFFVSFMKSWWGDAATAENNFGYDYLPKLDKPYDLLQTIELMAQGKMNGYICQGFNPLAAAPAKVKTAAALAKLKWLVVMDPLATETSEFWKPHGDYNVVDPSAVQTEVFRLPTTCFAEERGSLVNSGRVLQWHWQGADAPGEARSDLEIMSGIFLRMREAYKKDGGKYPDPIVNLTWPYANPESPTPEELAMEFNGRALADLTDPKDPTKVLVKRGEQLAGFAQLKDDGSTASGCWIFCGAWTAAGNQMGRRDNADPTGIGQTLNWAWAWPANRRILYNRASCDTAGKPFDPTRKLIGWNGRAWGGADVPDYKVDEAPETGMGPFIMNPEGVARFFARDGMNEGPFPEHYEPFETPLAANPLNPGNPRALNNPAARVFPDDRASFGTPDKFPHTATTYRLTEHFHYWTKHARLNAIVQPQQFVEIGEDLAKEVGVVHGDRVKVSSNRGYIVAVALVTKRIKPLMVEGRKVQTVGIPLHWGFKGLTKPGYLANTLTPSVGDGNSQTPEFKSFLVKVEKA; from the coding sequence ATGCTCCACCTGTCCCGGCGCCAGTTCTTGAAGGTGACCGCCTCCACGCTCGCCGGCTCGAGTCTCGCCCTGTTGGGATTCTCGCCCGCCGACGCGCTCGCGGAGGTTCGCCAATACAAGCTGGCGCGTAGCGTCGAAACCCGCAACACCTGCCCGTATTGCTCGGTGGGCTGCGGGATCCTGATGTACTCCCTCGGTGACGGCGCGAAGAACGCCAAGTCGAGCATCATCCATATCGAAGGCGATCCCGACCATCCGGTGAACCGCGGCACGCTGTGCCCGAAGGGCGCGAGCCTGATCGACTTCATCCACAGCCCGAGCCGGCTCACGCAGCCCGAATACCGCGCGCCCGGCTCCGACAAGTGGGAGCCGATCTCGTGGGAAGCGGCGCTCGACCGCATCGCGAAGCTGATGAAGGAAGACCGCGACGCGAACTTCGTCGAGACCACGCCGGACGGCCAGAAGGTCAACCGCTGGCTGACCACCGGCATGCTGGCCGCGTCGGCCGGCAGCAACGAAGTGGGTTACCTGACCCACAAGACGATTCGCAGTCTCGGGATGCTCGCGTTCGACAACCAGGCGCGTGTCTGACACGGCCCGACGGTGGCAGGTCTTGCCCCGACGTTTGGCCGCGGCGCGATGACGAACCATTGGGTCGACATCAAGAACGCAGACATCATTCTGGTAATGGGCGGCAATGCCGCTGAAGCCCACCCCTGTGGCTTCAAATGGGTGACCGAGGCGAAGGCGCACCGCAAGGCGCGGCTGATCGTGGTCGACCCGCGTTTCACGCGCACGGCATCGGTGGCGGACTACTACGCACCGATTCGTACCGGCACGGACATCGCGTTCCTCGGCGGGGTGATCAACTACCTGCTCGCGAACGACAAGATCCAGCACGAGTACGTGCGCAACTACACGGATTTCCCGTTCATCGTCCGTGAGGATTTCGCCTTCAACGACGGGATCTACTCCGGCTACAACCCGGACAAGCACAGCTACGACAAGGCCACGTGGGATTACGAGCGTGGCGACGACGGCTTCGTGAAGGTCGACCCGACGCTTTCGCATCCGCGCTGCGTCTACAACCTGATGAAGCAGCACTACGCGCGCTACACGCCCGAGATGGTCGAGAAGACCTGCGGTACGCCCAGGGACAAGTTCCTGAAGGTGTGCGAGATGCTCGCGACCACGGCCGTGCCCGGTCGCGCCGGCACGATCCTCTACGCGCTCGGCTGGACTCACCACTCGGTCGGCGCGCAGATGATCCGCACCGGCGCGATGGTGCAGCTGCTGCTCGGCAACATCGGCATCGCCGGCGGCGGCATGAACGCGCTGCGCGGCCACTCGAACATCCAGGGGCTGACCGACCTCGGCCTGATGTCGAACCTGCTGCCCGGCTACATGACGCTGCCCTCGCAGGCCGAGCAGGACTACGAGGCCTACATCGGCAAGCGCGCAACGCAGCCGCTGCGGCCCAACCAGCTCAGCTACTGGAAGAACTACCGCGCCTTCTTCGTGAGCTTCATGAAGTCGTGGTGGGGCGACGCGGCCACCGCCGAGAACAACTTCGGCTACGACTACCTGCCCAAGCTCGACAAGCCCTACGACCTGCTGCAGACCATCGAGCTGATGGCGCAGGGCAAGATGAACGGCTACATCTGCCAGGGCTTCAACCCGCTCGCGGCCGCGCCCGCGAAGGTGAAGACCGCGGCCGCGCTGGCCAAATTGAAGTGGCTCGTGGTCATGGATCCGCTCGCCACCGAAACGTCCGAGTTCTGGAAGCCGCACGGCGACTACAACGTGGTCGATCCGTCCGCGGTGCAGACCGAGGTGTTCCGGCTGCCCACCACCTGCTTCGCCGAGGAGCGCGGCTCGCTCGTCAATTCGGGCCGCGTGCTGCAATGGCACTGGCAGGGCGCGGACGCGCCGGGCGAGGCGCGCAGCGACCTCGAGATCATGTCGGGGATCTTCCTGCGCATGCGCGAGGCCTACAAGAAGGACGGCGGCAAGTATCCGGACCCGATCGTCAATCTGACCTGGCCGTATGCGAACCCGGAGAGCCCGACGCCCGAGGAACTCGCGATGGAGTTCAACGGCCGCGCGCTGGCCGACCTGACCGACCCGAAGGACCCGACCAAGGTGCTGGTCAAGCGCGGCGAGCAGCTGGCCGGCTTCGCGCAGCTGAAGGACGACGGCAGCACCGCGAGCGGCTGCTGGATCTTCTGCGGCGCGTGGACGGCGGCCGGCAACCAGATGGGGCGGCGCGACAACGCCGACCCGACCGGCATCGGCCAGACCCTGAACTGGGCCTGGGCGTGGCCCGCGAACCGGCGGATCCTCTACAACCGTGCGTCCTGCGACACGGCCGGCAAGCCGTTCGATCCCACCCGCAAGCTGATCGGCTGGAACGGTCGCGCCTGGGGCGGGGCCGACGTGCCCGACTACAAGGTCGACGAGGCGCCCGAGACCGGCATGGGACCGTTCATCATGAACCCGGAAGGCGTGGCGCGCTTCTTCGCCCGCGACGGCATGAACGAAGGTCCGTTCCCCGAGCACTACGAGCCGTTCGAGACGCCGCTCGCGGCCAACCCGCTCAATCCGGGCAACCCGCGCGCGCTGAACAACCCGGCCGCGCGCGTGTTCCCGGACGACCGGGCCTCGTTCGGCACGCCGGACAAGTTCCCGCACACGGCCACCACCTACCGGCTCACCGAGCACTTCCACTACTGGACCAAGCACGCGCGGCTCAATGCGATCGTGCAGCCCCAGCAGTTCGTCGAGATCGGCGAGGATCTGGCGAAGGAGGTGGGCGTGGTGCATGGCGACCGCGTGAAGGTGTCGTCGAACCGCGGCTACATCGTGGCGGTGGCGCTCGTGACCAAGCGGATCAAGCCGCTGATGGTGGAGGGGCGCAAGGTGCAGACGGTGGGCATTCCGTTGCACTGGGGCTTCAAGGGGCTGACGAAGCCCGGCTATCTCGCGAACACCCTGACTCCGTCGGTCGGCGACGGCAACTCGCAGACACCGGAATTCAAGTCGTTCCTGGTGAAAGTGGAAAAGGCATAA